Proteins co-encoded in one Hypanus sabinus isolate sHypSab1 chromosome 6, sHypSab1.hap1, whole genome shotgun sequence genomic window:
- the LOC132395122 gene encoding uncharacterized protein LOC132395122: MTDFRRRKLEVHEPVLIRGGGVERVSNFKLPGVVISENWSRAQHVSGIMKKAWQCLYFLKSLQRFGMTSKTLTNFYRCVVESILTGCITAWYGNTNALEWKILQKVVDTAHTIRSKTLPTIEQIYTEHCCRKAAVIIRGPQPPGHALLSLLPSGAPNQQATLSSRCCHQGPPTTRPHSLLAAAIRGSQPPGYALLSLLPSGAPNHQSTFSSRCCHQGPPTTRPRSLLAAAIRGSQPPGYALLSLLPSGAPNHQAVLSSRCCHQGPPTTRPCSPLAAAIRGPQLPGHALLSLLPSGAPNHQAVISSRCCHQGPPTTRPCSPLAAAIRGP; encoded by the coding sequence atgactgacttcaggaggaggaagctggaggtccacgagccagtcctcattagaggaggtggggtggagagagtcagcaactttaaactcccaGGTGTTGTCATTTCAGAGAACTGGTCccgggcccagcacgtaagtggaattatgaagaaagcatggcagtgcctctacttcctcaagagtttgcagagatttggcatgacatctaaaacactgacaaacttttatagatgtgtggtggagagtatattgacgggctgcatcacggcctggtatggaaacaccaatgctcttgaatggaaaatcctacaaaaagtagtggatacagcccacacCATTAGAAGTAAAACCCTTCCCACAATTGAGCAAATTTACacagagcattgttgcaggaaagcagcagtcatcatcaggggcccccaaccaccaggccacgctctcctctcgctgctgccatcaggggcccccaaccaacaggccacgctctcctctcgctgctgccatcaggggcccccaaccaccaggccacattctcttctcgctgctgccatcaggggctcccaaccacCAGGCtacgctctcctctcgctgctgccatcaggggctcccaaccacCAGTCCacgttctcttctcgctgctgccatcaggggcccccaaccaccaggccacgttctcttctcgctgctgccatcaggggctcccaaccacCAGGCtacgctctcctctcgctgctgccatcaggggcccccaaccaccaggccgtgctctcctctcgctgctgccatcaggggcccccaaccaccaggccgtgctctcctctcgctgctgccatcaggggcccccaactaccaggccatgctctcctctcgctgctgccatcaggggcccccaaccaccaggccgtgatctcctctcgctgctgccatcaggggcccccaaccaccaggccgtgctctcctctcgctgctgccatcaggggccCCTAa